Proteins from a single region of Streptomyces sp. TN58:
- a CDS encoding alpha/beta fold hydrolase — MRDQVRTADGRALTVERWGDPDGKPVFLLHGMPGSRLGPAPRGMVLYQRRMQLIAYDRPGYGDSDRHPGRTVADVAHDVAAVADALGLDRFAVAGRSGGAAGALACAALLPDRVTRTAAMVGLAPRDAEDLDWFAGMAASNVREYTTASTDPEELAARLIPRADGIRKDPGRLLDELRRELTDNDRMIVSDAGLRSMLLRNYREGLRRSAYGWIDDVLAFSRPWGFDPADIRCPVLIWHGELDVFSPVGHSRWLARRIPGATTAIEPAAAHFAALRALPDVLNWLLRDLPTPPLSEQRSA; from the coding sequence GTGCGCGATCAGGTGCGCACAGCGGACGGGCGCGCTCTGACCGTGGAGCGCTGGGGCGATCCGGACGGCAAGCCCGTCTTCCTGCTCCACGGCATGCCCGGCAGCCGCCTGGGACCGGCCCCCCGGGGCATGGTTCTCTACCAGCGCCGGATGCAGCTCATCGCCTACGACAGACCCGGCTACGGCGACTCCGACCGCCATCCCGGCCGCACCGTCGCCGACGTGGCCCATGACGTGGCCGCCGTGGCCGACGCCCTCGGCCTGGACAGGTTCGCGGTGGCCGGCCGCTCCGGAGGCGCCGCCGGCGCCCTGGCCTGCGCCGCCCTGCTGCCGGACCGGGTCACGCGTACCGCGGCGATGGTCGGGCTGGCCCCCCGGGACGCGGAGGACCTGGACTGGTTCGCCGGGATGGCCGCATCGAACGTCAGGGAGTACACGACCGCCTCCACCGATCCCGAGGAGCTGGCCGCCCGGCTGATCCCGCGTGCCGACGGCATCCGCAAGGACCCGGGGCGGCTGCTGGACGAGCTGCGGCGGGAACTGACCGACAACGACCGCATGATCGTCTCCGATGCCGGGCTGCGGTCGATGCTGTTGCGCAACTACCGTGAGGGGCTGCGCCGTTCGGCGTACGGCTGGATCGACGACGTCCTCGCCTTCAGCCGTCCCTGGGGCTTCGACCCCGCCGACATCCGCTGTCCGGTGCTGATCTGGCACGGGGAGCTCGACGTGTTCTCCCCCGTGGGCCACTCCCGTTGGCTGGCCCGCCGGATCCCGGGGGCGACCACCGCGATCGAGCCGGCCGCCGCGCACTTCGCCGCGCTGCGCGCGCTGCCCGACGTACTGAACTGGCTGCTGCGCGACCTGCCCACCCCGCCCCTGAGCGAACAACGGTCCGCGTAG
- the fxsA gene encoding FxSxx-COOH cyclophane-containing RiPP peptide codes for MNTSATPPTSTVKARRVPLAKIDVETAAAAATLGRVLPAESGRPVQAPIFNSAL; via the coding sequence GTGAACACTTCCGCAACCCCCCCGACCAGCACGGTCAAGGCCCGCCGGGTCCCGCTCGCCAAGATCGACGTCGAGACCGCCGCCGCGGCCGCGACGCTCGGCCGCGTGCTGCCCGCCGAATCCGGCCGTCCGGTTCAGGCACCGATCTTCAACTCCGCGCTCTGA
- the fxsBH gene encoding radical SAM/SPASM protein FxsBH, inactivated beta-hydroxylase extension form: protein MTGLIAFREIVLKVHSRCDLACDHCYVYEHADQSWRARPKVISPEVISRTASRLAEHARDHALPSVTVILHGGEPLLAGTARLRLVCEEFSRALTGIATLDLRIHTNGLQLGTRHLDLFAEFGVRVGVSLDGDRAANDRHRRFADGRTSHPLVLAAVALLRSEPYRHLYQGLLCTVDVANDPVAVLDALVELGPPRVDFLLPHATWETPPARPDGAPDAYARWLLRVFDHWERLGRPVPVRLFESVLSTLRGGPSLTESLGLAPTDLVVVETDGTLEQVDSLKSAFEGAAATGFNVFDHAFDQVAAHPGVRARQLGLAGVSDTCRRCPVVRSCGGGLYTHRYRDRNGFDNPSVYCTDLRELVDGIEGRTAHRETAPQLSDPAELARSQQELTRILLARLNADLADDPEWAHAWELVAAVERAGEAGADALDAVLDHPFTRTWVLAALDAGREGRTGGAEAARRLTALAAAAVLRGGLDLPAEVAYRDGEVYLPTLGLLRLGEPGTEGRASLRATEEGYAVRDGRSEHRFGPAAGDARWQPVRTWSPGPDAAQVALEDLDPYRNCFPRPPRLRLGAGEAEEWRGRLDRAWALLHRAVPGFARTAAAGLTTLTPLAGGPRAGGWGEAGRSGPGALGVPYAAGVRETALALLTGRRRTRLRALTEVADLYALDGEWQHPSPWRSRPVPVSRLLADVHERVAVEAYRRATSGPEPGGSERIHEALDRLSAAAELTVTGKRLVAELRYELKAVGA, encoded by the coding sequence ATGACCGGCCTGATCGCATTTCGCGAGATCGTCCTGAAAGTTCACAGCAGATGCGATCTTGCTTGTGATCATTGCTATGTCTACGAACACGCAGATCAGAGCTGGCGAGCCCGGCCGAAAGTGATCTCCCCCGAGGTTATTTCACGGACCGCGTCGAGGCTCGCCGAACATGCCCGTGACCATGCACTCCCCTCCGTCACGGTGATTCTCCACGGAGGGGAACCCCTGTTGGCGGGCACGGCCCGGCTCCGACTCGTCTGCGAGGAGTTCAGCCGGGCGCTCACCGGGATCGCCACCCTCGACCTGCGGATCCACACCAACGGCCTCCAGCTCGGCACACGCCACCTCGACCTCTTCGCGGAGTTCGGCGTCCGCGTCGGCGTCTCCCTCGACGGGGACCGCGCCGCGAACGACCGCCACCGCCGCTTCGCGGACGGCCGTACGAGCCACCCGCTGGTCCTCGCCGCCGTCGCGCTGCTGCGCTCCGAGCCCTACCGCCACCTCTACCAGGGTCTGCTCTGCACCGTGGACGTGGCCAACGATCCCGTCGCCGTGCTCGACGCGCTCGTCGAACTCGGCCCCCCGCGCGTGGACTTCCTCCTCCCGCACGCCACGTGGGAGACGCCCCCCGCCCGGCCGGACGGCGCCCCCGACGCCTACGCCCGCTGGCTCCTGCGCGTCTTCGACCACTGGGAGCGGCTGGGCCGCCCGGTACCCGTCCGGCTCTTCGAGTCCGTACTGTCCACCCTGCGCGGCGGGCCCAGCCTCACGGAGTCGCTCGGCCTCGCGCCCACCGACCTCGTCGTCGTCGAGACCGACGGGACCCTGGAGCAGGTGGACTCCCTCAAGAGCGCCTTCGAGGGGGCCGCGGCCACCGGCTTCAACGTCTTCGACCACGCCTTCGACCAGGTCGCGGCCCACCCCGGGGTCCGGGCCCGGCAGCTGGGCCTGGCGGGCGTCAGCGACACGTGCCGCCGCTGCCCCGTCGTACGTTCGTGCGGGGGAGGCCTCTACACCCACCGCTACCGCGACCGCAACGGCTTCGACAACCCTTCCGTCTACTGCACCGACCTGCGCGAACTCGTGGACGGGATCGAGGGCCGCACCGCGCACCGGGAGACCGCCCCGCAGCTGTCCGACCCGGCCGAACTGGCCCGCTCCCAGCAGGAGCTGACCCGGATCCTGCTGGCCCGGCTGAACGCGGACCTGGCCGACGACCCCGAATGGGCGCACGCCTGGGAGCTGGTGGCCGCGGTGGAGCGGGCCGGGGAGGCGGGCGCCGACGCGCTGGACGCCGTACTGGACCACCCGTTCACCCGGACCTGGGTCCTCGCGGCCCTGGACGCGGGGCGGGAGGGCCGCACCGGTGGCGCGGAGGCGGCCCGCAGGCTCACGGCGCTGGCCGCGGCGGCCGTGCTGCGCGGCGGGCTGGACCTGCCGGCCGAGGTGGCCTACCGGGACGGCGAGGTGTATCTGCCGACGCTCGGGCTGCTGCGGCTCGGGGAGCCGGGCACGGAGGGCCGGGCCTCGCTGCGCGCCACCGAAGAGGGGTACGCCGTGCGCGACGGCCGCTCCGAGCACCGCTTCGGGCCGGCGGCGGGCGATGCCCGCTGGCAGCCCGTCCGCACCTGGTCGCCGGGCCCGGACGCGGCGCAGGTGGCGCTGGAGGACCTGGACCCGTACCGCAACTGCTTCCCCCGCCCGCCCAGGCTGCGGCTCGGCGCCGGGGAGGCCGAGGAGTGGCGGGGCAGGCTGGACCGGGCCTGGGCGCTGCTGCACAGGGCGGTGCCCGGGTTCGCGCGGACGGCGGCGGCGGGGCTGACCACGCTGACGCCGCTCGCGGGCGGCCCGCGGGCCGGCGGCTGGGGCGAGGCGGGCCGGAGCGGGCCGGGGGCGCTCGGGGTGCCGTACGCGGCGGGCGTACGGGAGACGGCGCTGGCGCTGCTGACCGGGCGGCGGCGGACCCGGCTGCGGGCCCTGACCGAGGTGGCCGACCTGTACGCGCTGGACGGGGAGTGGCAGCATCCGTCGCCGTGGCGGTCGCGGCCGGTGCCGGTGTCGCGGCTGCTGGCCGATGTGCACGAGCGGGTGGCGGTGGAGGCGTACCGGCGGGCGACGTCCGGGCCCGAGCCGGGCGGGTCGGAGCGCATCCACGAGGCCCTGGACCGGCTGTCGGCGGCGGCGGAGCTGACGGTCACCGGCAAGCGTCTGGTGGCGGAGCTGCGCTACGAGCTGAAGGCGGTCGGCGCGTGA
- a CDS encoding aminoglycoside N(3)-acetyltransferase, translating to MSGHSAAPAPAGPGRGRRGTGALQLAVQLRLLGVRPGMRLLVHASLRGTGLRAEQLRDALRGVLGPRGTLVVPAFTPENSRTSSAHLERIAGMDEAEVRAFVDRMPAFDPASTPSHGMGSFAESVRTAPGAARSSHPQTSFAALGADAERLCAGHRLECHLGEESPLGKLCWEGGQVLMINVGFSVCTAFHLAEYRIPKPPLRMYECVVKVNLPEGRQGSRQEGVWTAYEDVALDDGDFAEIGRAFPDSRVRRGRVAGASAMLFSVPDAVDHSLDWMTENRR from the coding sequence GTGAGCGGCCACTCCGCCGCCCCTGCCCCGGCGGGTCCGGGCCGGGGCCGCCGGGGCACGGGCGCCCTGCAGCTCGCGGTGCAGCTGCGGCTGCTCGGGGTCCGGCCGGGGATGCGGCTGCTGGTGCACGCGTCCCTGCGCGGGACCGGGCTGCGCGCGGAGCAGCTGCGTGACGCCCTGAGGGGGGTCCTGGGCCCGCGCGGGACGCTGGTGGTGCCCGCGTTCACCCCGGAGAACTCCAGGACGTCCAGCGCCCACCTGGAGCGGATCGCCGGAATGGACGAGGCGGAGGTGCGGGCCTTCGTCGACCGGATGCCGGCCTTCGACCCGGCGAGCACTCCGAGCCACGGCATGGGCTCCTTCGCGGAGTCCGTCCGCACGGCTCCGGGGGCTGCGCGCAGTTCCCATCCCCAGACGTCCTTCGCCGCGCTCGGCGCGGACGCGGAGCGCCTTTGCGCCGGTCACCGCCTTGAGTGCCACCTCGGCGAGGAGTCGCCCCTGGGAAAGCTGTGCTGGGAGGGCGGGCAGGTACTCATGATCAATGTGGGGTTTTCTGTCTGCACTGCCTTCCATCTCGCGGAGTATCGAATTCCGAAGCCCCCCTTGCGCATGTACGAGTGTGTGGTGAAGGTGAACCTTCCGGAGGGGCGTCAGGGGTCCCGTCAGGAGGGGGTGTGGACCGCATACGAGGACGTCGCGCTGGACGACGGTGATTTCGCGGAGATCGGCAGGGCGTTCCCGGATTCGCGGGTGCGCAGGGGGCGGGTCGCGGGAGCGTCGGCCATGCTCTTCTCCGTCCCGGACGCCGTCGACCACTCCCTTGACTGGATGACCGAAAACAGACGCTGA
- a CDS encoding TIR-like protein FxsC: MFLRSQLRDGGRVPASVQPYFFLSYAHTPRFGAGGPDPDMWVERLFRDLCSHVMALTDLPAGAEAGFMDREIRSGEGWSERLGAALATCRVFVPLFSPRYFASEMCGKEWYAFAQRAIHQGALSNQPAEAIVPALWVPVPPSQLPGPAERLQFNHNTFGERYVTDGLYGLIKLRGYAEQYERAVYELAKRIVRVAETVRLEPVRPLDYRGVPSAFGPAGGGSPARTLHVTVAAASRHDLPDGRSPEYYGDSALEWNPYHPVAQRPIAYVAEDLVKNLNYQTSIGSFDDEAGHYDSKQPPTRPEILIVDRWVVEDEHRRRRLAAFDQESRPWVNVVVPWNRYDHQSRAKELELARRLEETLPVKMGQGRAACRAAANGVANMETLGQILPQVVEAAAQQFLRHAQVYLPAGNSPTERPRLLGPMGMGGPPAPRPAPFPPDTFGGHNDGNDSNDTDRGDADDSES; this comes from the coding sequence ATGTTTCTTCGCTCGCAGCTTCGGGACGGGGGGCGTGTGCCCGCATCAGTGCAGCCGTATTTTTTTCTCAGTTATGCGCATACACCGAGATTCGGGGCCGGGGGGCCCGACCCCGACATGTGGGTCGAGCGCCTGTTCCGTGATCTCTGCAGCCATGTCATGGCGCTGACGGACCTGCCGGCGGGGGCCGAGGCCGGCTTCATGGACCGGGAGATACGCAGCGGCGAGGGCTGGTCGGAGCGGCTGGGGGCGGCGCTCGCCACCTGCCGGGTCTTCGTGCCGTTGTTCTCGCCGCGGTACTTCGCCAGTGAGATGTGCGGCAAGGAGTGGTACGCCTTCGCGCAGCGGGCGATCCACCAGGGGGCGTTGAGCAACCAGCCGGCCGAGGCCATCGTGCCGGCGTTGTGGGTGCCGGTCCCGCCGTCCCAACTCCCCGGCCCTGCCGAGCGGTTGCAGTTCAACCACAACACCTTCGGCGAGCGGTACGTCACCGACGGGCTGTACGGGCTGATCAAACTGCGGGGCTACGCCGAGCAGTACGAGCGGGCGGTGTACGAGCTCGCCAAGCGCATCGTGCGGGTCGCCGAGACGGTCCGCCTGGAACCGGTCCGCCCGCTGGACTACCGGGGCGTGCCGAGCGCCTTCGGCCCCGCGGGCGGCGGCAGCCCCGCCCGCACCCTGCACGTGACCGTCGCCGCCGCCTCCCGGCACGACCTGCCGGACGGCCGCAGCCCGGAGTACTACGGGGACAGCGCGCTGGAGTGGAACCCGTACCACCCGGTGGCGCAGCGGCCCATCGCCTACGTCGCCGAGGACCTGGTCAAGAACCTCAACTACCAGACGAGCATCGGCTCCTTCGACGACGAGGCCGGACACTACGACAGCAAGCAGCCGCCGACGCGGCCGGAGATCCTGATCGTCGACCGCTGGGTGGTGGAGGACGAGCACCGCCGCCGGCGTCTGGCCGCCTTCGACCAGGAGTCCCGTCCGTGGGTCAACGTGGTGGTGCCGTGGAACCGCTACGACCACCAGAGCCGGGCGAAGGAGCTGGAGCTGGCGCGGCGGCTGGAGGAGACCCTGCCGGTCAAGATGGGCCAGGGCCGGGCGGCCTGCCGGGCCGCCGCCAACGGCGTGGCGAACATGGAGACGCTCGGCCAGATCCTGCCGCAGGTGGTCGAGGCGGCGGCGCAGCAGTTCCTCAGACACGCCCAGGTCTACCTGCCGGCCGGCAACTCCCCCACCGAACGCCCGCGACTGCTGGGGCCGATGGGGATGGGCGGGCCTCCGGCCCCGCGGCCGGCGCCCTTCCCGCCCGACACGTTCGGCGGCCACAACGACGGCAACGACAGCAACGACACCGACCGGGGGGACGCGGATGACAGCGAGTCGTGA
- the fxsT gene encoding FxSxx-COOH system tetratricopeptide repeat protein gives MTASRDSGDGRDGRIVTFYSYKGGTGRTMALANTAWILAANGKRVLAVDWDLEAPGLHRFFHPFLDPSTLGATTGVIDLISEYAWAATSPVARADDWHKDYARIQPHAVSLTPETLGWEFPDGGTLDFVSAGRQNREYSATVSTFDWDNFYDRLGGGLFFDALRADMKSNYDYVLIDSRTGLSDIADICTVHLPDILVDCFTLSDQSIDGAASVARQIDERFNDRGIKIYPVPMRIDEGEKEKADAGRALARLKFDRFPGGLVGDELTSYWGAVEIPYRPYYAYEETLATFGDEAGLTNSLLSAFERLTAVVTEGEITSMPAIGEEVRLRIRDAFTRRRPALPADLFLSYVAENRMWADWIESVLTRAGFRVVPKDVSAEPPAAGATASAGGDTLGGGTGISVDTAARTVVLLSTAYLKSARAVDVWERAAAEDPTGGRRQLVPLRVGDVRLATPYIDRNPVDLFRLDEVHATAALLRAVERPMALPDSVASASQPGPRFPGTVPKIWNAPPRNPGFTGRSIVLERMRDQLGGGMAVVLPQPQTLFGLGGVGKTQVALEYVHRFMADYDLVWWISSEHTDEVVAALAELAVRLGAQTGEDMAAASQEAIDLLRRGVPSSRWLLVFDNADDPEALKRFFPPGGPGHVLVTSRNQSWSQYGDALPVDVFLREESIEHLQRRAPGLGKEDAEQVAIAVGDLPLAVEQAGAWIAETATPVAAYLEQLAQQTASVLGLNQPPGYPEPVAATWNISIERLQSRSPAAVRLLQLCAFLAPEPISANLLYSKEMIDALKPYDASLQEKLVLGRVIREIGRFALAKVDQVSNSIQVHRLVQAVIRSQMPEEEQREARHAVHRILAGARPDDDEPIDNPETWPRFNTIWSHLSPSEARYCKEPETRRLLIDRVRYLWKRGDFKTAYQLGEELRDAWKEMLGNDDLQYLYLRFHLSNILRSQGRFVEAKELDEVTLERQKAVLGPSHPHTYMTMSGLANTLGALGQYGQAMELATEAHEGFSQIFHEAHPRTLAAANNLALNLRLVGQYTRAREIDTEVYDLRTEVLGPEHPYTLSSAQNLARDLREVGRYEDSVQLLSRTYEIYKRTLGRAFPGTLSAAKNLAVSLRRAGQLEDALRLTTATRARYRAKYTSVNPDLLSCELNLASDLFATGDPGGARDLAQEVVDEYMKVPGERHPYTLAAVNNLAVFHWGTGAAEPAEAMLRHTIRLMRDVLGDNHPHTVFAQLNLANARADLGDPEGALELERLAVLRLREALGAHHPETLASSSNMAISLDSMGRREEAARLRAEVVAELTRLLGEEHSLTRYARDERRIHRDLEPLAV, from the coding sequence ATGACAGCGAGTCGTGACAGCGGTGACGGCCGTGACGGACGCATCGTCACCTTCTATTCGTACAAGGGCGGTACGGGCCGCACCATGGCGCTGGCCAACACCGCCTGGATCCTGGCGGCCAACGGCAAGCGGGTCCTGGCCGTGGACTGGGACCTGGAGGCCCCGGGCCTGCACCGCTTCTTCCACCCGTTCCTGGACCCGTCGACGCTCGGGGCCACCACCGGGGTCATCGACCTGATCAGCGAGTACGCGTGGGCGGCGACCAGTCCGGTGGCGCGGGCGGACGACTGGCACAAGGACTACGCGCGGATACAGCCGCACGCCGTCTCGCTGACTCCGGAGACGCTGGGCTGGGAGTTCCCGGACGGCGGCACCCTGGACTTCGTCTCGGCGGGCCGGCAGAACCGCGAGTACTCCGCGACCGTGTCCACCTTCGACTGGGACAACTTCTACGACCGGCTGGGCGGCGGCCTGTTCTTCGACGCCTTACGCGCGGACATGAAGAGCAACTACGACTACGTCCTGATCGACAGCCGCACCGGCCTGTCCGACATCGCGGACATCTGCACCGTGCACCTGCCGGACATCCTGGTGGACTGCTTCACCCTGTCCGACCAGTCCATCGACGGCGCCGCGTCGGTGGCCCGCCAGATCGACGAGCGGTTCAACGACCGGGGCATCAAGATCTACCCGGTCCCGATGCGGATCGACGAGGGCGAGAAGGAGAAGGCCGACGCGGGGCGGGCGCTGGCCCGGCTGAAGTTCGACCGGTTCCCGGGCGGCCTGGTCGGGGACGAGCTCACCTCCTACTGGGGCGCGGTGGAGATCCCGTACCGGCCCTACTACGCCTACGAGGAGACGCTGGCCACCTTCGGCGACGAGGCGGGGCTGACGAACTCGCTGCTCTCCGCCTTCGAGCGGCTGACCGCCGTGGTCACCGAGGGCGAGATCACCTCCATGCCGGCGATCGGCGAGGAGGTGCGGCTGCGGATCAGGGACGCGTTCACCCGGCGCCGGCCGGCGCTGCCGGCGGACCTGTTCCTGTCCTATGTCGCGGAGAACCGGATGTGGGCCGACTGGATCGAGTCGGTACTGACCCGGGCCGGGTTCCGGGTGGTGCCCAAGGACGTCTCGGCCGAGCCGCCGGCGGCGGGCGCCACGGCCTCCGCCGGCGGTGACACCCTGGGCGGCGGTACAGGTATCAGCGTCGACACCGCGGCCCGGACCGTGGTGCTGCTGTCCACGGCGTACCTGAAGTCGGCGCGGGCCGTGGACGTGTGGGAGCGGGCCGCGGCCGAGGACCCGACGGGCGGTCGGCGTCAGCTGGTGCCGTTGCGGGTGGGTGACGTACGGCTCGCCACGCCGTACATCGACCGCAACCCGGTGGACCTCTTCCGGCTCGACGAGGTGCACGCCACGGCGGCGCTGCTGCGTGCGGTGGAGCGGCCGATGGCCCTGCCCGACAGCGTGGCGAGCGCTTCGCAGCCCGGCCCGCGCTTCCCGGGGACCGTCCCGAAGATCTGGAACGCCCCGCCCCGCAACCCGGGGTTCACCGGCCGCAGCATCGTGCTGGAGCGGATGCGCGACCAGCTCGGCGGCGGCATGGCGGTGGTGCTGCCGCAGCCGCAGACCCTGTTCGGCCTCGGCGGTGTCGGCAAGACCCAGGTGGCACTGGAGTACGTGCACCGGTTCATGGCCGACTACGACCTGGTGTGGTGGATCTCCTCGGAGCACACCGACGAGGTGGTCGCCGCGCTCGCGGAGCTGGCCGTACGGCTGGGCGCGCAGACGGGCGAGGACATGGCGGCCGCCTCGCAGGAGGCGATCGACCTGCTGCGCAGGGGGGTGCCGTCCTCCCGCTGGCTGCTGGTCTTCGACAACGCCGACGATCCCGAGGCCCTCAAGCGGTTCTTCCCGCCGGGCGGTCCGGGCCATGTGCTGGTGACCTCCCGCAACCAGTCCTGGTCGCAGTACGGTGACGCGCTGCCGGTGGACGTGTTCCTGCGCGAGGAGTCCATCGAGCACCTTCAGCGCCGGGCCCCCGGGCTGGGCAAGGAGGACGCCGAGCAGGTCGCGATCGCGGTGGGCGACCTGCCGCTGGCCGTGGAGCAGGCGGGCGCCTGGATCGCGGAGACCGCGACGCCGGTGGCCGCGTACCTGGAACAGCTGGCCCAGCAGACGGCGAGCGTCCTGGGGCTGAACCAGCCGCCCGGATATCCGGAGCCGGTGGCCGCCACCTGGAACATCTCGATAGAGCGGCTCCAGTCGCGCTCCCCGGCCGCCGTGCGGCTGCTCCAGCTGTGCGCGTTCCTGGCGCCGGAGCCGATCTCGGCGAACCTGCTGTACAGCAAGGAGATGATCGACGCCCTCAAGCCGTACGACGCCTCCCTCCAGGAGAAGCTGGTGCTGGGGCGGGTGATCCGGGAGATCGGCCGGTTCGCGCTGGCCAAGGTCGACCAGGTCAGCAACAGCATCCAGGTGCACCGGCTGGTGCAGGCGGTGATCCGTTCGCAGATGCCGGAGGAGGAGCAGCGGGAGGCCCGGCACGCCGTCCACCGGATCCTGGCCGGGGCCCGGCCGGACGACGACGAGCCGATCGACAACCCGGAGACGTGGCCCCGGTTCAACACCATCTGGTCGCACCTCTCGCCGTCCGAGGCCCGGTACTGCAAGGAGCCGGAGACGCGCAGGCTGCTGATCGACCGGGTCCGCTACCTGTGGAAGCGCGGCGACTTCAAGACCGCCTACCAGCTCGGCGAGGAACTGCGCGACGCCTGGAAGGAGATGCTGGGCAACGACGACCTCCAGTACCTGTACCTGCGCTTCCACCTGTCGAACATCCTGCGCTCGCAGGGCCGGTTCGTGGAGGCGAAGGAGCTGGACGAGGTCACGCTGGAACGGCAGAAGGCGGTGCTGGGGCCCTCGCACCCGCACACGTACATGACCATGAGCGGTCTGGCCAACACCCTCGGCGCACTGGGCCAGTACGGGCAGGCGATGGAGCTGGCGACCGAGGCGCACGAGGGGTTCAGCCAGATCTTCCACGAGGCGCATCCGCGCACGCTGGCGGCGGCGAACAACCTGGCGCTGAACCTGCGGCTGGTGGGCCAGTACACCAGAGCCCGTGAGATCGACACCGAGGTGTACGACCTGCGCACGGAGGTGCTGGGGCCGGAGCACCCGTACACCCTGTCCTCCGCGCAGAACCTGGCCCGCGACCTGCGCGAGGTGGGCCGGTACGAGGACTCGGTGCAGCTGCTGAGCCGGACGTACGAGATCTACAAGCGGACGCTGGGCCGGGCGTTCCCGGGCACCCTGTCGGCCGCGAAGAACCTGGCGGTGTCGCTGCGCAGGGCGGGGCAGCTGGAGGACGCGCTGCGGCTGACCACGGCCACCCGGGCCCGCTACCGGGCCAAGTACACCTCGGTCAACCCGGACCTGCTCTCCTGCGAACTGAACCTGGCGTCGGACCTGTTCGCGACCGGTGACCCGGGCGGGGCGCGGGATCTGGCGCAGGAGGTGGTGGACGAGTACATGAAGGTCCCGGGCGAGCGGCACCCGTACACCCTGGCGGCCGTGAACAACCTGGCGGTCTTCCACTGGGGCACGGGTGCGGCGGAACCGGCGGAGGCGATGCTGCGGCACACGATCCGGCTGATGCGGGACGTCCTGGGCGACAACCACCCGCACACGGTCTTCGCCCAGCTCAACCTGGCCAACGCCCGCGCCGACCTGGGCGATCCGGAGGGGGCCCTGGAGCTGGAGCGGCTCGCGGTGCTGCGGCTGCGCGAGGCTCTGGGGGCGCACCATCCGGAGACCCTGGCGAGCAGCTCCAACATGGCGATCAGCCTGGACTCGATGGGGCGCAGGGAGGAGGCGGCCCGGCTGCGCGCCGAGGTGGTGGCCGAGCTGACCCGGCTGCTCGGCGAGGAGCACAGCCTCACCCGGTACGCCCGTGACGAGCGGCGGATCCACCGGGATCTGGAGCCTCTCGCCGTGTGA
- a CDS encoding DUF4231 domain-containing protein: protein MTFRNEDLPALFHHTDQAAISRQRESTQATRTQLLLLVLAAGAAALPPGPEIGSLHLFGLLSVLGYAGVLGVGMRATRRRARPQWQLNRSAAEFIKSLAWRYAVHGAPFGSDVADPGEAYHARLEAGLAELRKMGWEDPRASGAVPEGAEITGAMRRLRGRDYHVRRETYVRDRLIEQRNWYRRRTEVSRRATHLWSWTIVLLTCLALLFAVLRAFGSGPGTGLTGLLSTAAAAGIAWNEVRRHHPLIEAHTLIEQDLAAMMVVMQTTITESQWPTSVYETERYVSPQHTDWLARHSS from the coding sequence ATGACCTTTCGAAACGAGGACCTGCCGGCCCTCTTCCACCACACGGACCAGGCGGCGATCTCCCGGCAGCGGGAGTCCACGCAGGCGACGAGGACCCAGCTGCTGCTGCTCGTCCTGGCGGCGGGGGCGGCGGCGCTGCCGCCGGGGCCCGAGATCGGCTCGCTGCACCTCTTCGGGCTGCTGAGCGTGCTCGGTTACGCGGGGGTGCTGGGGGTGGGCATGCGGGCGACCCGGCGCCGGGCCCGCCCGCAGTGGCAGCTGAACCGCAGTGCGGCGGAGTTCATCAAGTCCCTGGCCTGGCGGTACGCGGTGCACGGGGCGCCGTTCGGCAGCGACGTGGCCGATCCCGGGGAGGCGTACCACGCGCGGCTTGAGGCGGGTCTGGCCGAGCTGCGGAAGATGGGCTGGGAGGATCCGCGGGCGTCGGGAGCCGTGCCGGAGGGTGCGGAGATCACCGGGGCGATGCGGCGGCTGCGCGGCAGGGACTACCACGTGCGGCGGGAGACGTACGTCCGGGACCGGCTGATCGAGCAGCGCAACTGGTACCGGCGGCGGACGGAGGTGTCCCGGCGGGCGACACACCTGTGGTCGTGGACGATCGTCCTGCTGACCTGTCTGGCGCTGCTGTTCGCCGTGCTGAGGGCGTTCGGTTCGGGTCCGGGGACGGGCCTGACGGGGCTGCTGAGCACGGCGGCGGCGGCCGGTATCGCCTGGAACGAGGTACGCCGCCACCACCCGCTGATCGAGGCGCACACCCTGATCGAGCAGGATCTGGCGGCGATGATGGTCGTGATGCAGACGACCATCACGGAGTCGCAGTGGCCCACGTCGGTGTACGAGACCGAGCGGTACGTCTCGCCGCAGCACACGGACTGGTTGGCCCGGCACAGCAGTTGA